The following coding sequences are from one Rutidosis leptorrhynchoides isolate AG116_Rl617_1_P2 chromosome 11, CSIRO_AGI_Rlap_v1, whole genome shotgun sequence window:
- the LOC139874580 gene encoding uncharacterized protein, translating into MHFGLKNKQRRLLKELIQIQANGMDGTGDQRVTYFLMGHFSSHQMSSTSLYVAASHNIAEVIKYNLNLNLPETFALDAKNSLQTPLHLVAKNSCSEATGICLSHRASSLLLKPKQMYTICSRWLDTVEVINCWMPQMRFVYF; encoded by the exons ATGCACTTTGGATTAAAAAATAAGCAAAGGAG gTTACTAAAAGAGTTGATACAGATACAAGCAAATGGCATGGATGGAACTGGAGATCAGAGGGTGACCTACTTCTTAATGGGGCATTTTTCGTCACATCAG ATGTCAAGTACATCCCTTTATGTTGCTGCTAGTCATAACATTGCTGAAGTGATCAAGTATAACTTAAACTTGAATTTGCCTGAAACCTTTGCGTTGGATGCCAAGAACAGTCTAC AAACACCATTGCACTTGGTTGCTAAAAACAGTTGTAGTGAAGCTACAGGGATTTGTCTCTCTCATAGGGCTTCTAGCCTTCTACTGAAGCCAAAGCAAAT GTATACAATATGTTCTCGTTGGCTAGATACGGTGGAAGTCATTAACTGTTGGATGCCTCAAATGAG ATTTGTGTACTTTTGA